A genomic region of Gallus gallus isolate bGalGal1 chromosome 19, bGalGal1.mat.broiler.GRCg7b, whole genome shotgun sequence contains the following coding sequences:
- the LOC121106433 gene encoding C-C motif chemokine 3 has product MKGSAAALATLLLLALCSSAVAQLDGLPSTCCLSYVQRPVPRSLIASAYITSSKCRLPAVILVTKKGKEICVNPEESWVQKRLELLQKQEN; this is encoded by the exons ATGAAGGGCTCCGCAGCCGCCCTGGCCACTCTGCTCCTCCTGgccctctgctcctcagctgtgGCACAACTGG ATGGCCTACCCTCAACCTGCTGCTTGTCCTACGTTCAACGTCCCGTCCCACGCAGCCTCATTGCCTCCGCCTACATCACCAGCAGCAAATGCCGCCTGCCAGCGGTGAT CCTGGTGAccaagaaagggaaggagataTGTGTAAACCCCGAGGAGTCCTGGGTGCAGAAACGCCTGGAACTCTTGCAGAAGCAAGAAAACTGA